The Nicotiana tabacum cultivar K326 chromosome 14, ASM71507v2, whole genome shotgun sequence genome contains a region encoding:
- the LOC142168965 gene encoding uncharacterized protein LOC142168965: protein MRQHKSLFHTRCTSYGKVCSLIIDCGSHINIVSEKMVSKLDLSTKLHLYPYSIEVGDDDDGLEVTRQCLVSFSIGKIYKDQIWCDVVKMDVCHLLLGRPWVYDKCAKYDEDLNTYSSTKDERKIILVPLNLEEIAKNLKLNDDSFLTKLQIIDPINREKSLNVVPINEEEHELHLQVEDLLPKFDDDPLEHPICELSFSPNRDAQHNINLIVDSILPNEATYCINLEVHEILQTREKRLLKKESITEGLSSYFVPAFFLPLKDEYFQEYVR from the coding sequence ATGAGACAACATAAATCTCTTTTCCACACTAGATGTACCTCCTATGGAAAAGTTTGTTCGTTGATCATTGATTGTGGGAGTCACATAAATATCGTTTCTGAAAAGATGGTTTCCAAACTCGACTTGTCAACCAAACTTCATCTATATCCTTATAGCATTGAAGTTGGAGATGATGATGATGGTTTAGAGGTAACTCGTCAATGCTTAGTATCTTTTTCTATTGGCAAGATCTATAAAGACCAGATTTGGTGTGATGTAGTGAAGATGGATGTTTGTCACTTATTACTTGGAAGACCATGGGTGTATGATAAGTGTGCTAAATATGATGAAGACCTTAACACCTATTCTTCTACAAAGGATGAACGTAAGATTATTTTAGTACCATTGAATCTCGAAGAAATTGCTAAAAATCTGAAGCTCAATGATGATTCTTTTCTGACCAAATTACAAATAATTGATCCAATCAATAGAGAAAAGTCTTTGAACGTTGTTCCAATAAATGAGGAGGAGCATGAACTGCATCTACAAGTTGAGGATTTACTTCCGAAGTTTGATGATGATCCGTTGGAGCATCCCATATGTGAGCTTAGCTTTTCACCTAATAGAGATGCTCAACATAATATTaatttgattgttgattctatcCTTCCAAACGAGGCAACATATTGCATTAATCTAGAAGTTcatgaaattttgcaaacacgaGAGAAAAGGTTGCTTAAAAAGGAGTCCATAactgagggtttgagttcatattTTGTGCCAGCTTTTTTCTTGCCCCTAAAGGACGAATATTTTCAAGAATATGTAAGATAA